The Peromyscus maniculatus bairdii isolate BWxNUB_F1_BW_parent chromosome 6, HU_Pman_BW_mat_3.1, whole genome shotgun sequence genome has a segment encoding these proteins:
- the Ssr2 gene encoding translocon-associated protein subunit beta: protein MLTLSSGCLGPREAFGVLTMRPLAFVVLALLAVSQAEEGARLLASKSLLNRYAVEGRDLTLQYNIYNVGSSAALDVELSDDSFPPEDFGIVSGMLNVKWDRIAPASNVSHTVVLRPLKAGYFNFTSATITYLAQEDGPVVIGSTSAPGQGGILAQREFDRRFSPHFLDWAAFGVMTLPSIGIPLLLWYSSKRKYDTPKPKKN from the exons ATGCTGACGCTGTCTTCCGGTTGTCTGGGGCCCAGGGAGGCGTTTGGGGTACTCACG ATGAGGCCGCTGGCGTTCGTGGTGTTGGCTCTGCTAGCTGTCAGTCAAGCCGAAGAAGGAGCCAGGCTTTTGGCCTCCAAATCGTTGCTGAACAGATACGCTGTGGAAGGGCGGGACCTGACCCTGCAGTACAACATCTACAATGTCGGCTCCAG TGCTGCGTTAGATGTGGAATTGTCCGACGATTCCTTCCCCCCAGAAGACTTCGGCATCGTCTCTGGTATGCTCAACGTCAAGTGGGACCGGATTGCTCC TGCTAGCAATGTCTCCCACACGGTGGTCCTGCGTCCTCTCAAAGCTGGCTACTTCAACTTCACCTCGGCGACTATCACCTACTTGGCTCAGGAGGACGGGCCTGTTGTG ATCGGCTCCACCAGTGCCCCTGGCCAGGGAGGAATCCTCGCCCAGCGGGAGTTTGACCGGAGATTCTCCCCCCATTTT CTGGACTGGGCAGCCTTTGGAGTCATGACCCTGCCCTCCATCGGCATCCCCCTGCTCCTGTGGTACTCCAGCAAGAGGAAATACGACACTCCCAAACCCAAGAAGAACTGA